Proteins encoded within one genomic window of Gracilimonas sp.:
- a CDS encoding IscS subfamily cysteine desulfurase encodes MIYLDHAATTPISDGALEVYTKVAKQYYGNASSLHDEGSAAKQILEASAKTIASTLNARSRDIYFTSGATESNFLAIYSLLAAKKGKHIITTPLEHSSVWNVFLKLQKEGYELTFLSVDEFGAVSPKELEQALRDDTVLASIQHVNSETGTIQDIAKLGGVLREHKVILHSDCVQSYGRIPVDVQRLNVDAISVSSHKIYGPKGVGAVWVNPEIDWKPMLPDPETPKKLKQGTSDVPSIAAFATAAKEITQRREEEQERIWNFRTKLVAEILKMDFEVEVEEHPDQKIPNILGLRFPGMEGQFLMLECNQAGLAISTGSACQVGSDQPNKTMMAIGKSEQEAREFVRLSFGKENNEKQISEIIEKMNSILQRHFDKVNHYRTKG; translated from the coding sequence ATGATTTATTTGGACCATGCCGCCACAACCCCTATCAGTGATGGGGCTCTGGAAGTTTATACCAAAGTGGCCAAGCAATATTATGGAAATGCGAGCAGCTTACACGATGAGGGTTCCGCGGCAAAGCAAATTTTGGAGGCCTCTGCAAAAACAATTGCAAGCACACTCAATGCCCGTTCGCGGGATATTTATTTTACATCGGGAGCCACGGAGTCCAATTTTTTAGCTATTTATTCCTTGTTGGCGGCAAAAAAGGGAAAACACATAATCACCACGCCTCTCGAGCACTCTTCAGTGTGGAATGTATTTTTGAAATTGCAAAAGGAAGGATATGAGTTGACGTTCCTTTCCGTGGATGAATTTGGTGCGGTTAGTCCTAAAGAGCTGGAACAGGCCCTTCGGGATGATACAGTGTTAGCTTCCATACAACATGTTAATTCTGAAACCGGAACCATCCAGGATATTGCCAAATTAGGGGGTGTTTTACGAGAGCATAAGGTAATTCTGCATAGCGATTGTGTACAAAGTTACGGCCGCATACCCGTAGATGTTCAGAGATTAAATGTTGATGCCATTTCTGTCTCAAGCCATAAAATATATGGGCCCAAAGGTGTTGGAGCAGTTTGGGTGAACCCTGAAATTGATTGGAAGCCAATGCTTCCTGACCCGGAAACTCCCAAAAAATTAAAACAGGGAACAAGCGATGTGCCTTCAATAGCTGCTTTTGCCACAGCCGCAAAAGAGATCACCCAAAGAAGGGAAGAAGAACAAGAACGAATATGGAATTTTCGAACAAAATTGGTCGCTGAAATTTTAAAGATGGATTTTGAGGTTGAAGTTGAGGAGCACCCAGATCAAAAAATCCCAAATATTTTAGGGCTCAGGTTTCCCGGGATGGAAGGTCAGTTTCTAATGTTGGAATGTAATCAGGCCGGTTTGGCTATATCAACAGGGAGTGCTTGTCAGGTGGGGTCTGATCAGCCAAACAAAACGATGATGGCAATTGGAAAAAGTGAACAAGAAGCACGGGAGTTTGTGCGTTTATCATTTGGAAAAGAGAATAATGAAAAACAGATTTCGGAGATAATTGAGAAAATGAATAGTATCTTACAACGACATTTTGATAAAGTAAATCATTACAGAACGAAAGGATAA
- a CDS encoding thioredoxin domain-containing protein encodes MKRGLFLLTFFALIFGGTAIAQDAGESEAKINIIKYSDYQCPACKYFVSIEEQLKEEYGSDITITTKHFPLNMHEHAQLASRAAEAARVQGKYQEMHDMIFAGQEQWARGNAEAMFIGYARSLDMDVEKFRSDMNSADMQRIVMQDKREGLNLNVNSTPTFYINGVKIEQNPRTFEAFKAIIDNIVE; translated from the coding sequence ATGAAGCGCGGATTATTTTTACTCACTTTTTTTGCATTAATATTTGGCGGTACAGCTATAGCACAAGATGCTGGTGAATCAGAAGCAAAAATTAATATTATTAAGTACAGCGATTATCAGTGCCCGGCCTGCAAATATTTTGTTTCCATTGAAGAACAGCTAAAAGAAGAATATGGAAGCGATATTACCATTACAACGAAGCACTTTCCTTTGAATATGCATGAGCATGCTCAGCTAGCTTCAAGGGCAGCTGAAGCAGCTCGGGTGCAAGGCAAATACCAGGAAATGCATGACATGATTTTTGCAGGACAGGAGCAGTGGGCTCGCGGAAATGCGGAGGCGATGTTTATTGGTTATGCCAGAAGTTTAGATATGGATGTTGAAAAATTCAGAAGCGATATGAACTCTGCCGACATGCAGCGGATTGTAATGCAAGACAAAAGAGAAGGATTAAATTTGAACGTGAATTCAACACCCACCTTCTATATAAACGGGGTTAAGATTGAACAAAATCCGAGAACGTTTGAGGCTTTTAAAGCTATTATCGACAATATAGTAGAATAA
- the argS gene encoding arginine--tRNA ligase has translation MKEYLVEIISKSLEQFQLEEVPQVQIEDPKQPEHGDASSNIAMLLARPLKNNPRAIAQQVVEGLNYDEKKISAVEIAGPGFINFRFAEDYLFDELNEILKKSEAFGESESNKGKRVLVEFVSANPTGPLTVGHGRNAVLGDTVARLLEWTGAEVEREYYFNDAGRQMRVLGESVRARYLELLGKESEFPEGGYEGEYIRDIAQALVDEKGEELAETEDEKPFKEKAEQEIFADISGTLERMKIKMDSYFNEHSLYEEGKIEETIERLREKGLVYDKDGAVWFKTTEFGKDKDTVLVKSSGEPTYRLPDIAYHANKLDRGFDLCIDVFGADHIATYPDVLNGIKSLGYDPEKIDVVVYQFVTLVKDGKPFKMSTRKANFVTLDDLMDEVGADVTRFFFLMRSPNTHLEFDIAQAKEAGEKNPVFYLQYAHARISSILRKVEEEYDFSETANLSLLSHPSEIKLIKTMLKFPENVANAARLREPHHVITYLDGLASAFTSFYHDCRILGEDEKLAQARMELAKATQQVLRNGLGILGILAPEQM, from the coding sequence ATGAAAGAATATTTAGTTGAGATCATTAGTAAATCTCTTGAGCAGTTTCAGTTAGAAGAAGTGCCTCAGGTACAGATTGAAGACCCCAAACAACCGGAACACGGAGATGCATCGTCAAACATTGCGATGCTGTTGGCCCGGCCGCTTAAAAACAATCCAAGAGCCATAGCTCAGCAGGTTGTTGAGGGATTAAATTACGATGAGAAAAAAATATCGGCTGTAGAAATAGCGGGACCGGGATTCATCAACTTTCGTTTTGCAGAAGATTATTTATTTGATGAGTTGAATGAAATACTGAAAAAGAGCGAAGCTTTTGGAGAAAGTGAGTCAAATAAAGGAAAGCGCGTGTTGGTGGAATTCGTAAGTGCCAACCCAACAGGTCCGCTTACGGTTGGTCATGGTCGAAACGCCGTCTTGGGTGATACGGTAGCCCGGCTCCTGGAATGGACCGGTGCCGAGGTGGAGCGCGAATATTATTTCAATGATGCAGGTCGGCAAATGCGTGTTTTGGGAGAAAGCGTTCGTGCCCGGTATCTGGAACTATTAGGAAAGGAATCGGAATTTCCTGAAGGGGGATACGAGGGAGAATACATCCGTGATATCGCTCAGGCTTTAGTGGATGAGAAGGGAGAAGAACTCGCTGAAACAGAAGATGAAAAGCCATTCAAGGAAAAAGCAGAGCAGGAGATTTTTGCGGACATTAGCGGCACGCTTGAGCGCATGAAGATCAAAATGGATTCCTATTTTAATGAGCACAGCTTGTATGAAGAGGGGAAAATTGAAGAAACCATCGAGAGGCTTCGCGAAAAAGGGTTAGTGTATGATAAAGATGGAGCGGTTTGGTTCAAAACCACAGAGTTTGGTAAGGATAAAGATACGGTACTCGTAAAAAGCAGCGGAGAGCCTACCTATCGCCTTCCCGATATCGCCTATCACGCCAATAAACTGGATCGCGGTTTCGACCTTTGTATTGATGTGTTTGGCGCGGATCATATTGCCACTTATCCGGATGTGTTGAATGGGATAAAATCACTTGGATATGATCCGGAAAAAATTGATGTGGTGGTTTACCAGTTTGTGACGTTGGTAAAGGATGGAAAGCCGTTCAAAATGAGCACGCGAAAAGCGAACTTTGTTACGCTGGATGATCTGATGGATGAGGTAGGCGCCGATGTAACCCGCTTTTTCTTCCTGATGAGATCGCCCAATACTCACCTGGAATTTGATATCGCCCAGGCCAAAGAAGCCGGCGAGAAAAACCCGGTGTTTTATCTGCAATATGCACACGCCCGTATTTCAAGTATCCTCCGCAAAGTGGAAGAGGAATATGATTTTTCGGAAACGGCGAATCTTAGCTTGCTTTCCCACCCCAGTGAGATCAAGCTTATCAAAACCATGCTGAAGTTTCCTGAAAACGTAGCCAATGCGGCACGACTCCGAGAACCTCATCATGTAATTACCTATCTGGATGGGCTGGCATCTGCATTTACCAGCTTCTACCACGACTGCCGAATTTTGGGTGAGGATGAAAAGCTTGCCCAGGCCAGAATGGAGTTGGCAAAGGCCACGCAGCAAGTGCTCAGAAACGGATTGGGTATTTTGGGGATATTGGCACCTGAACAAATGTAG
- a CDS encoding class I SAM-dependent methyltransferase → MKLELRSPIDERAGISIPDEVSNLSTPFNGTIGSKEGDEYQVKNNIIDLLGKEPEFTSIAQSTNHWKITAAIYEDIWRKRSLSLLSGEEFPIEKEHELLIDWTAPKEDGWYLDLGCSTALYGRALKAAQKKANIVALDFSYQMLEEARLKAEADETDMTFIRADGRELPFFSKTFDGIVMGGTLNELTEELKVLYEAKRVLKEDGVFFMMHLIKSDAWYGRLLQESVAIGGINFWSVDESNKLFNQAGFDVEEQLVKGIVCFTKLRPA, encoded by the coding sequence ATGAAACTTGAATTACGCTCACCCATTGATGAACGCGCCGGAATTTCAATTCCTGATGAAGTTTCCAACCTTTCTACGCCTTTTAATGGAACAATCGGATCAAAAGAGGGAGATGAATATCAGGTAAAGAATAACATCATCGACTTACTGGGTAAAGAGCCTGAATTCACATCCATTGCCCAGAGCACCAATCACTGGAAAATTACGGCTGCTATCTACGAAGACATCTGGCGAAAGCGTTCGCTCTCATTGCTTTCGGGCGAAGAGTTTCCTATCGAAAAAGAACATGAGTTACTTATCGACTGGACCGCTCCAAAAGAAGATGGCTGGTATCTGGATTTAGGATGTTCAACTGCATTATATGGCCGGGCCCTAAAAGCTGCTCAGAAAAAGGCCAATATCGTCGCCTTGGATTTCTCCTACCAAATGCTCGAAGAAGCCCGCCTAAAGGCTGAAGCAGATGAAACGGACATGACATTCATCCGGGCAGATGGGAGAGAGCTGCCATTCTTTTCCAAAACCTTTGACGGGATTGTCATGGGCGGAACGCTGAATGAGCTTACAGAAGAGCTGAAGGTTTTGTATGAAGCCAAGCGCGTTTTAAAAGAAGACGGTGTATTCTTCATGATGCACCTTATCAAATCGGACGCCTGGTATGGTCGTTTGCTTCAGGAGTCTGTAGCTATTGGAGGTATCAACTTCTGGTCTGTGGATGAAAGTAATAAACTCTTTAACCAGGCCGGTTTTGATGTGGAAGAGCAGCTGGTGAAGGGTATTGTTTGCTTTACGAAATTAAGGCCGGCGTAG
- a CDS encoding SAM-dependent chlorinase/fluorinase, with protein MSQIITLTTDFGLQDHYVSAMKAIMLGIAPDARFVDVSHEIPPQDIMAGAWVVRNTAFLYPPDTVHLVVVDPGVGTARHPVALKIKDQFFVGPDNGIFSLFFNEYNYKAYKLNNNKYWRESVSKTFHGRDIFAPVAAHLSNGVSLKEVGEPIDELVTYHWAVPIADRDGLQGWVVHIDRFGNLITNISEQLIEDHLKRKNVKIYVGNTMLKKIVTTFGDVEEGEPAAFIGSSGMLEIGINKGNAGRMLSVDKGAQISIVLQK; from the coding sequence ATGAGTCAAATAATTACCCTCACAACTGATTTTGGACTACAAGACCATTACGTGAGCGCTATGAAAGCGATCATGTTGGGAATAGCTCCTGATGCCCGATTTGTGGATGTTTCTCATGAAATTCCCCCACAAGATATTATGGCCGGAGCTTGGGTAGTTCGTAATACTGCTTTTCTTTATCCCCCCGACACCGTGCATTTAGTTGTGGTTGACCCGGGCGTGGGAACTGCTCGTCATCCGGTTGCCCTAAAAATAAAAGACCAATTTTTTGTTGGTCCCGATAATGGCATTTTTTCACTTTTTTTTAATGAATACAACTACAAAGCATACAAGCTGAATAACAATAAATATTGGCGGGAAAGTGTCTCAAAAACTTTTCACGGGCGTGATATTTTTGCCCCGGTTGCAGCACACCTCAGTAACGGGGTTTCATTAAAAGAAGTAGGTGAGCCCATAGATGAACTGGTAACCTATCATTGGGCCGTACCTATTGCCGATAGAGATGGCCTTCAAGGGTGGGTGGTTCACATCGATCGTTTTGGGAATCTGATCACCAACATTTCTGAGCAATTAATTGAAGACCACCTCAAGAGGAAAAATGTGAAAATTTATGTGGGCAACACTATGCTCAAAAAAATTGTAACGACGTTTGGCGACGTGGAAGAAGGCGAGCCCGCAGCTTTCATTGGAAGCTCCGGTATGTTGGAAATCGGGATCAACAAAGGAAATGCCGGGCGCATGCTAAGTGTTGACAAAGGTGCGCAGATCTCAATCGTGTTGCAGAAATAG
- the dnaN gene encoding DNA polymerase III subunit beta, which translates to MKFSVSSNELNKGLSAVIGAVPSKATLPILETILFESEDGKLKLTATDLEISIIEYIDADIEEDGAVAIPARRLLETLRQLPNIPVFFDVDDRKNINFRTDKGTYKLVGDDADEFPEVPNLDDGTNISTTTELMNNAIHKTLFAVSSDDLRPAMMGVYFQIGTDESKFVATDGHRLVKYSNKEITADKEVDFIVPDKALNLIQKTIAGDKCDLTVTEDHARFKSESTIVITRLINEQYPNYDSVIPRDNDKFLTISKDQMLSTVKRVAIFSSTTTRQIRLQLNSDKLTIRAEDLDMSSEAKETIECEYSDEEMEIGFNAKYLGDVLSNIDDEEVTFEFSSPNRAGIVKPSNKDENEDILMLVMPVMLNSYA; encoded by the coding sequence ATGAAATTTTCTGTATCGAGCAACGAACTTAACAAGGGGCTTTCGGCCGTGATTGGAGCCGTGCCTTCAAAAGCAACTCTTCCCATCCTGGAAACCATCCTTTTTGAAAGTGAAGACGGCAAACTTAAACTGACCGCAACTGATCTTGAAATTTCCATCATTGAATACATCGATGCCGACATTGAAGAAGACGGAGCAGTAGCCATACCCGCCCGGCGACTGTTGGAAACCTTGCGCCAGCTTCCGAATATCCCTGTATTCTTTGATGTGGATGACCGGAAGAATATTAATTTCCGTACCGATAAAGGAACTTATAAACTGGTCGGAGATGATGCTGACGAGTTCCCCGAAGTTCCAAATCTTGATGATGGAACTAACATCAGCACCACTACCGAGCTGATGAATAATGCGATTCATAAAACACTTTTTGCCGTTTCCAGTGATGATTTACGGCCTGCAATGATGGGAGTTTATTTCCAGATTGGAACTGATGAAAGTAAATTTGTGGCTACCGATGGCCATCGTTTGGTAAAGTATTCCAACAAAGAAATTACTGCGGATAAAGAGGTGGATTTCATTGTCCCCGACAAAGCCCTTAATCTTATCCAAAAAACCATTGCCGGCGACAAGTGTGATTTAACGGTAACAGAAGACCATGCCCGTTTTAAAAGTGAAAGCACCATCGTAATTACACGCCTTATTAATGAGCAGTATCCAAACTACGATTCTGTAATTCCCCGTGATAACGACAAGTTTCTCACCATCAGTAAAGACCAAATGCTTTCCACCGTAAAACGAGTGGCTATCTTTTCCAGTACCACCACTCGTCAAATTCGTCTGCAGCTGAATTCTGACAAACTTACCATTCGCGCAGAAGATTTAGATATGAGCAGCGAAGCTAAAGAAACCATTGAGTGCGAATATTCCGATGAAGAAATGGAAATCGGGTTTAATGCCAAATATCTTGGAGATGTTCTCAGCAATATTGATGATGAGGAAGTTACATTTGAATTTTCATCACCCAATCGTGCCGGCATTGTAAAGCCGTCTAACAAAGATGAGAATGAAGACATCCTGATGCTTGTTATGCCGGTTATGCTCAACAGCTATGCTTGA
- the miaA gene encoding tRNA (adenosine(37)-N6)-dimethylallyltransferase MiaA yields MRIILLGPTAAGKTKLSLLLAEELNTSIISADSRQCYQHLNIGTAKPSPQELEKVAHYNISLLDLEEEDSAMEFQKRAAKWEKEILKNADHVFYVGGSTLHIQSLIQPFNDMPEANEENIAKLENRIDAEGIESLYGMLKEIDPEYIHKMDGMNTQRIIRALDVWMQTGKPFSSFHNQGEIQPDKDTIVFGLKWPREKLYDRINERVDGMIERGLIEEVKSILDAGHPKDLQSLNTVGYQEIIKYLDRKWTLEKAVEKIKTSTRRYAKRQMTWYKRWDFIHWLDADEMSAEEMKEEVLNRLN; encoded by the coding sequence TTGAGAATTATACTTTTGGGCCCTACTGCCGCGGGTAAAACCAAGCTTTCTCTTTTGCTTGCAGAAGAACTTAATACTTCCATCATCTCGGCTGATTCCCGCCAATGCTATCAGCACCTTAACATTGGAACAGCAAAGCCATCACCTCAAGAATTAGAAAAGGTTGCTCACTACAATATTTCCCTCTTGGATTTGGAGGAAGAAGACAGCGCCATGGAGTTTCAGAAGCGGGCGGCAAAATGGGAGAAGGAAATTCTGAAAAATGCGGATCATGTCTTTTATGTGGGAGGAAGTACGCTTCATATCCAAAGTTTAATACAGCCGTTTAACGATATGCCGGAAGCGAATGAAGAAAACATTGCGAAACTGGAGAACAGGATTGATGCTGAGGGAATAGAGTCGTTATACGGTATGCTGAAAGAGATTGACCCTGAGTACATCCATAAAATGGATGGGATGAATACGCAGCGTATTATTCGAGCACTTGATGTATGGATGCAAACCGGAAAACCCTTTAGCAGCTTTCATAATCAGGGTGAAATTCAGCCCGATAAAGACACCATTGTTTTTGGGTTGAAGTGGCCAAGAGAAAAACTTTACGATCGGATTAATGAGCGTGTAGATGGGATGATTGAACGAGGTTTGATTGAAGAAGTGAAGTCTATTCTGGATGCCGGCCATCCTAAAGACTTACAATCGCTGAATACGGTGGGCTATCAGGAGATTATAAAGTACTTGGATAGAAAATGGACGTTAGAAAAAGCAGTTGAAAAGATCAAAACCAGCACCCGTCGCTATGCTAAAAGACAAATGACTTGGTATAAGCGCTGGGATTTTATTCATTGGCTGGATGCTGATGAAATGAGTGCTGAGGAAATGAAAGAAGAGGTTTTAAATAGATTGAACTGA
- the purS gene encoding phosphoribosylformylglycinamidine synthase subunit PurS, with the protein MYKAKVNVTLRPSILDPKGKAAHHALQNLGLNEVQQVRIGKFIELDVDAKDESAAKEIVESACAQLLANEVMEDFEIIIES; encoded by the coding sequence ATGTACAAAGCGAAAGTAAATGTAACGCTCCGTCCATCTATTTTGGATCCTAAAGGAAAAGCCGCTCACCATGCATTACAAAACCTGGGTTTGAATGAAGTTCAGCAAGTTCGAATTGGTAAGTTTATTGAATTGGATGTAGATGCTAAAGATGAGTCTGCGGCAAAAGAAATTGTAGAATCTGCCTGTGCACAATTATTGGCAAATGAAGTAATGGAAGACTTTGAAATCATAATAGAATCCTGA